Part of the Triticum urartu cultivar G1812 chromosome 2, Tu2.1, whole genome shotgun sequence genome, cagagatacctctccgacaatcggagtgacaaatcctaatcttgaaatacgccaacccaacatgtacctttggagacacctgtagagctcctttataatcacctagttacgttgtgacgtttggtagcacacaaagtgttcctccggcaaacgggagttgcataatctcatagtcataggaacatgtataagtcatgaagaaagcaatagcaacatactaaacgatcgggtgctaagctaatggaatgggtcatgtcaatcacatcattctcctaatgatgtgatcccgttaatcaaatgacaacacatgtctatggttaggaaacataaccatcttcgattaacgagctagtcaagtagaggcacactagtgacgtttagtttgtctatgtattcacacaagtattatgtttccggataatacaattctagcatgaataataaacttttatcatgatataaggaaataaataataactttattattgcctctagggcatatttccttcataggCATGTTTCCGTCATCGATCGCTAACCCTAAACACAACACACCGATCGGCTTGCTTCCGCCAATCACCCAGGATGCCGTCGTCTATTGACTGCCTTCCACCGATCGGCCAGGACGCCGTCGTCTGCCGCCTTCCCCCTCCATGGCTGCCCCGAGTCCTCCAGTACTAGTCTACTAGGTATAAATGTCTCATCTCCTTAAGCCCATCCCTCTCTTTGATTACTAATACTTGATTAAGCTTGATCTCCTCGATGCTAAGTTAGGAGTAGATGAGTAGGTTAATATTATTTGTCCACTCCGCTAGGTATTGGTACTCCAGGATGGCACTAAATTAGGTTGACAGGGACCGGATTAGGATGAAATTGAGATTGTCCATGGAATCTTTGTCATGAATTTATTTGTCAACAAAGCCAAGTTAGGAGTAGTATGGAATTAAGTTTGTTCCTGATCAATGGTAATAAAGTGAGAATTTGTTTTACTTATATTAGTTCTTCTATCGTGTGAAAAATTTGAAATGATTTTAGGCCCTATTTTGATTTTTGCCCCGGGGCCCCGAATTTTTGGAGACGGCCCTGGTTAtgagaatgatcatgatgccttcatgtccgtattttatttttatcgatgcctctacctctaaatatggggacatatttattgttatcggctttcgcttgaggacaagcgaggtctaagcttgggggagttgatacgtccattttgcatcatgcttttatatcgatatttattgcattatgggctgttatttcacattatgtcacaatacttatggctattctctcttattttacaaggtttacataaggagggagaatgccgacagctggaattctgggctggaaaaggagcaaatattagagacctattctgcacaactccaaaagtcctgaaagtccacggaacaccttataataaataatgaaaaatcctcgccaaagatgaagaccagggggcccacacccagtccacgagggtggggggcgccccccctagggcgtgccccctacctcgtgggccccctggtggctctccgatgaccatcttctgctatatgaagtctttcgtcgagaaaaaaataagaagcaaccttttgagacgaaactccgctgccacgaggcggaaccttggcggatccaatctggAGCTCCGGTAGAGCCGTTCTGcccgggaaacttccctcccggagggggaaatcatcgccatcgtcgtcaccaacgctcctctcatcgggagagggcaatctccatcaacatcttcaccagcaccatctcatctccaaaccctagttcatctcttgtatccaattcttgtctccaagtccgggattggtgctagtaggttgctagtagtgttgattactccttgtagttgatgctagttggtttatttggtggaagatcatatgttcaaatcctatatgcatattaatacacctctgattatgaacatgtttatgctttgtgagtagttacatttgttcctgaggacaagggagaagtcttgctattagtagtcatgtgaatttggtattcgttcgatattttgatgagatgtatgttgtctagcctctagtggtgttatgtgaacatcgactacataacacttcaccattatttgggcctagaggaaggcattgagaagtaataagtagatgatgggttgctagagtgacagaagcttaaaccctagtttatgcgttgcttcgtaaggggctgatttggatccatatgtttcatgatatggttaggtttaccttaatacttttgttgtagttgcggatgcttccaatagaggttaatcataagtgggatgtttgttcaagtaagaacaacacccaagcaccgggccacccacatatcaaattatcaaagtaccgaacgtgatgaaaactagcttgacgatattcccatgtgtcctcgggagcgcttttccttatataagagtttgtccaggcttgtcctttgctacaaaaaggatcgggccaccttgctgcactttatttacttttgttacttgttgctcgttacaaattatcttatcacaaaactatgtgTTACCACTTATtccagtacttgcagagaataccttgctgaaaactgcttatcatttccttctgctcctcgttgggttcgacactcttacttattgaaaggactacgatagatcctcTATACTTGCGGGTCATCAGCTGGCGGCGGGGAAGTGGGCGTGACGCCACTTGGCGCTTCCTGATTGGCCGGGCAGCggcgggcggacgcgtccggctctGCCCGGacttgtccggcggcgcgaggagaggggGAGGTAGGGTTTacccgcgaatttcggaggggaaGGTGTATTTATAGATtctgggagctaggagagtccaaatgaggtgcggttttcggccatgcgatcgtgatcgaacgaccgagaggatggagggggtttggatgggttttgggccactttggaggggtgttgggctgcaacacacgaggcctttacggttcctcggttaactgttggagtatcaaacaaactccaaatggcacgaaacttgacaagcaGTCTAGCGAtagtgtaccaaggccgcttggaaaatcttGGTCCAAtacgagaacgtttaacacctgcacacgaaaagaggcaaaaggggggcgccggaggacataggagtgtcggatcgcaaaacggacaacgggaaaatgctcggatgcatgagacgaacacgtatgcaaatgcgatgcacatgatgacatgatataagatgcatgacatggacaaaatgcaaaacgaagacaacacccaaccacgagggaatatcataacttagagccggaaatggcaagagttggaatacaaatatggcaagttacatatggggcgttacacTCATATGGGGAATTGCGACAGCCTTGTGTTTTGGAGAGAAAGCATAAGTAGAATTATGGATCTTACATATACCATTTACTTTTTTTTGATGATAGGTGACCATTCCATACAACGGCGGGGTTGCATCGTCGACGAGCAGCTCTGGTGGCGGAGGTTCAACGATGCTCCCCCTTTGGCGTTGGGCTGGCATGTGCTTGCTGGCATCCTCGGGCAGGCAATCATAGGCAGTATGTCGGACCTAGTTGGTTGTCAAGGTGGTCCTAGGTGTCCCGTTATTCGGTTGGGGTAGTGTGTGCTTGTTCCAACTGGGGCTTGGCATTGAGCTGCATCAACACCATGTATGATGGCTTGTGCATATTCGAGTGAAACCCTAGCAACAACCTTGTTGATGCATGCGCCAGCGGCGTCCGTGGACATCGTTTTCCTCCTTGGGGGTGCCGCCACAAAGATTTTCACATCCCTGGCCTCGGGCTCTGGCTGGGAATCTTCGATTGGTCATTTTTCGACACCTAATCTTAGATCAGTCGTTGCCATGTAGGGTGGGCTGGTGTCCTCAACATCGATTATTTCCTAGAGTCGCCATTTTTGGAGTGCTTGATGAAACAAGTATGGTGAAAGCTGGCCCCCTGCTTGAGTCCCCTAGACGGGGTGATCTGTTCGGTTTCCTGATCATTAAATCTCACATTTGTACTTAACAGATGAAACACAAGCCATGATAAGGTCTATGAACTCCTGTTGGAACCCCAGCCAAATCATCATTCTCTAAAGAAACACCCACTCCACCCATATGCCTTGTGCATATCTAAATTGATTGCACAATAGCCATATTTTCCCTTCTTATTTTTGATGGTGTGGATGCTCTCATAGGCGACCAAAATATTATCCGTGATCAGGCGTCCGGGAACAAAGGCACTTTGAACAGGAGATATAACTTCATCCAATATTCTCTTCAACCGAATGGCAATCATCTTAGAAATAATTTTATATAAAATAGTGCATAAAATGATAGGCATGTATTAAGTTACCTTCTTTGGATCATCTATTTTCGAAATGAGAATGACAATAGTATCGTTCCAACCTTTAGGAATAGCCTTTTGATTAATTGCTTGGAGCACCTCTTCTGTAATAGAGTCTCCCAAAATGTTTCAACATTTAAGAACACCGCATGAAGACCGCCCTTACCAGGGGCCTTTAAACCCCCAATAGAAAAAAGCATGTTTCACGTCTTCAACTAAGTAGGGTTGGTTCAGGTTATCGTCCATTACCTGGTTCATCCGTGGCACCACCTTGTCTAGTAAAGTAGGACAAATATCATCTACCTCCGAGGTGAACAACTTCGTGAAGTAATTTGAAACCAAAGGATTTAATTGAGCATGCCCCTCTTGCCAAATTCCTTGGTCGTCCTTCAATTTCTTAATCTTATTTCTGTGATGCCTCATGCTAGCATAGTTTTGGAAATACGTGGTGTTTCGGTGCCCAACCTTTAGCCAATTGAGCCTACTACGTTGATACCAGCATACCTCCTCTTGCTCAAGAAGCTTTTCAATTCCTTCAGACAACTCCTTTTGCTTCGCCAAGTTAGTTTCATTTAAATCCATACGGGTTATTTTCTCAAGTTCCTTCTACGTAGTTCTCAACTTGCGCTTGAGGCTTTTCAAGACTGCTTTGTCCTAGCAGTGCAGCTGATCATGAACGAAGTTCATTTTTTCTGCTAGTCCTGCACCCTGCACTTGCGGATCCGCACGATCCCAAGCGTCCTGAACCGCATCTTTGAATCTGTTCACTTTCAACCATCGGGCTTCGAAGTGAAGAatgtgttgggtttcgtagtaatttcaaaaattttcctacgcacacgcaagatcatgtgatgcatagcaacgagggggagagtgttgtctacgtacccaacgcagaccgactgcggaagcgatgacacgacgtagaggaagtagtcgtacgtcttcacgatccaaccgatcaagcaccgaaactacggcacctccgagttcgagcacacgttcagctcgatgacgatccccggactccgatccagcaaagtgtcggggaagagttccgtcagcatgacggcgtggtgacgatcttgatgtactacagcagcagggtttcgcctaaactccgctacagtattatcgaggaatatggtggcagggggcaccgcacacggctaaggaatagatcacgtggatcaacttgtgtgtctagaggtgccccctgcctccgtatataaaggagtagaggggggaaggctggccggccaaggaggagggcgcaggagagtcctactccctctaggagtaggattcccccctcccaatcctagtcggaataggattcgcggagggggaaaagaggaggagggggccggccacctctcctagtcctaataggactaggggaagggggaggcgcacagcccatctagggcagcctcttctcttttccaccaaggcccactatggcccatatagctcccggggggttccggtaaccctcccggtattccggtaaaatcccgatttcacccggaacacatccgatatccaaacataggcttccaatatatcaatctttacgtctcgaccatttcgagactcctcgtcatgtccatgatcacatccgggactccgaacaaccttcggtacatcaaaatgcataaactcataatgtaactgtcatcgtaaccttaagcgtgcggaccctacgggttcgagaacaatgtagacatgaccgagacacgtctccggtcaataaccaatagcgggacctggatgcccatattggctcctacatattctacgaagatctttatcggtcagaccgcataacaacatacgttgttccctttgtcatcggtatgttacttgcccgagattcgatcgtcggtatccaatacctagttcaatctcgttatcggcaagtctctttactcgttccgtaatacatcatctcacaactaacatattagttgtaatgcttgcaaggcttatgtgatgtgtattatcgagagggcccagagatacctctccgacaatcggagtgacaaatcctaatctcgatatacgccaacccaacatctaccttcggagacacctgtaatgctcctttataatcacccagtgacgttgtgacgtttggtagcacccaaagtgttcctctggcaaacgggagttgcataatctcatagtcataggaacatgtataagtcatgaagaaagcaatagcaacatactaaacgatcgtgtgctaagctaatggaatgggtcatgtcaatcagatcattcaactaatgatgtgacctcgttaatcaaataataactcattgttcatggttaggaaacataaccatctttgattaacgagctagtcaagtagaggcatactagtgacactttgtttgtctatgtattcacacatgtattatgttcccggttaatacaattctagcatgaataataaacatttatcatgattataaggaaataaataataactttattattgcctctagggcatatttccttcagaatgGCCAATATATTTGTATCAGGTATGCCTCCCTCTAACACACACATGATGATAGAACGATGATTAGATCGGTTGTATTCTAGATTTTTTAAGACAACATCTCCAAACTTATCGTTCCATGATTCATTCGTCAAGGCCTCGTTCAGCCTCTCTCTAATGTTTCCTCTTTTCCATGTAATTTTGTCACCAATGAAGCCAAAGTCCTCTAAATTACAATCATCTAGTGCTTCATGAAACATATTCAGAAATATTTGGAGCCTAAGGTTACCCCTCTCCTTTTCAAAGGAGTATAAGACTTCATTCAGACCCCCCATTATCAACCATGATAAGTTCCCAATAGTGTCCAGATCACGCAACATTCGCCAGGTCTAATGCTTTTGTGCCTAGCTTGGCTCGCCGTACATGCCCGTAAATCTCCATACATCATCTATCCCAGAGTCCACCAAGACATCAATAAACTTGTCTGACTTAAACCGCAACAAAATATTGACATCTTTCTTTTATAACAGTAACATACCACCACTTCATCCATCACTACAAACGACTTCTTTACGATCCATCTTCAATCTTCTCATCAAGCAATCTACCGGATAACCATCCAAGCGTATTTCTGACAGAAAACGAACATCAGGTTTCCTTTGACATTTAATATCAAGAAGGGCCCTCACAACCGCGTCCTGGAGGAGACCACAACAATTTCAACTAAAATGTTTCATCAGCGTGAGATTGATTGGAACTCAACTTCTCCTTGTTGAAATCATAAACTCATACACAACACATACTCTTTCGATCAAGACAATGGAGTAGAGAGACGCATCTACTATGGGAAACCTGTCATGGAGACGACCAAAACCTCCTAGTAGAGAGAGAGACCAGCCACGACGACGAACGACGCCATCCTAGGACAACAATCGCCGGCAGCCACGCCGCTGCCGGGCCAGCAAAACCCTAGTCACCTGGGTGCTCTCCTAACCAAATTGAGACCGAGCGGAGTTAATTAGGCAGAGAAAAATATTAGCCTGCCTCCCACGAAATCCATGATTTTTTGTAAGACATGATTGACAACGATCAATCTATTGATTGATCAGTTCTTGGTGTCCGTCTCTCCCTACTACTTCTACTCTATTCCCGAGCCTACCTAGAAGCGTCTCAACGTTGGAGACTTGGAATCCTATTTTCATGGTATGCCTCAATGGACGCGCTTCTCATAAAAATTGTGCCCAAAATTGTTGAAGATTTTAGGCATCAGTGCAACTTGGTTAATTTATTAGAAATAACATTTCGTTAGACAGCTTATAAATAACAAATCGGATTAAGAAACCCAGACCGGATTATTATTTTCAGATGAAAATACCCCTGACACGACCGAAACTCCAAGCAAACCAAAACATGTTCAGCCTTCGGATCCAGTCCGTCGAGTTGCCCGACGCCCTCGCCGCCCTCACCGTCGCCGCCGTCGACGATGTCGGGACCAGCAGCTCCGCCGCCGGTGGCACAGCCGCATCCAATCCCATCTCCCCGCGCTCCAGCAACCCTCTCCCCTCCGCCACATCCGCCACAACTCCTCTCGAGCTGCCCGGCGTGACCTCCGCCGCGCCCGCACGGAACCCTAGGATCCACCACACCCGCGGCATCCTCCACCTCTACCGCTCCTCTTCCTCCTACGcctccgccgtcgccgccaccgccaccccctcttcctcctcctccggcccCGCCGCCGCACCGCTCCCCTGCGACTCTCTGCTCCCGGTAACGACCCCGCCTTGATTTCTTACTAATTTGTTCGTTTTGGCGCGTGCTCACGCCCTGTCTCCCCTCACTCGGCAGTCATGGCGCGGCACGCGCCTCCTGGTGCTCGCCGTCCCAACCCGCCTCACGCCAGACGACTTCGTCCGCTTCTGCGGCCCCTACGTCGAGCACGCCTCTGAGATCCGTGTCATCAGGTGAATTTCCAGACGCATTTAGAGTTGATTACATTTGATTATGGTCACATGACACTTTGTATGCGACGCCATGATCATAGTGACGATGGGGTAGAGGACCGGTACAGCGTGCTTGTGGAGTTTGAGGATCAGAAGAGTGCCGATGGATTCTACCTGGACCTTAATGGCTGGAGGTTCTCGTCCTCAGAGGTTGTGAGATTGTTAACTTGGTCTTGGTTGGTTTATTGATCTTGTGTAGTTGGTTTATTGATCTTGTGCACTACTACTGCTAAATTTTGAAAATGTGCTTGCTGTTCCATCGCGCAGGTAGAGGTGTGCCATGTTCTGTTTATAGTTGCTGTGCAATACACATCATCCACTGAGTTGGCCGTCATCCCACCGGTTGGATCTACCGAGCTTCCGACTTGTCCTGTTTGCATAGGTGAGCTCCTTTTAGGCATACATAGAAGCTAGTATTGTGTTAACACTGGATATGAACTACATGCAAAGTGTACTTCTGATTATGGCCGCATTACTGGAGAAAACCCCAGTTGTAATAATCTAATAAAAAGATTAGGCACTTTTATTTGTCAGAAACACCATCTGCAAACATCAAATTTACATCTCTGTGGAGTTTTTACCCTCACAAAATCCAGATTACCTTATTTTAAGGGCAGCCCACAATATTAGGCAAATCAATTTTCATGTTGTCGCTCTCTTACAGACAGCTTCTGGAGGCAACCTTTTAAGCTACTTGGACTTCTCCCATGTAGTTTctatcaaattgcagaactgtgTCTGTGGGGTAAAATATAACGGTTTATGCATGCATATCTGTTGTTTAAGTATAACCATCCACAGATACACCCACTTGTTTTCTGGTTACAGTTTGGAAACCATTTACTTTGACCTACCAATATTCTATTTCCTCAACTTCAATTTTAGATTTTTTTGCTCGTCACTTTAGTTATGTAATTACATGACCAGTCTGTTCCTTAACTATCTTTTATGTGTGATCCAGAAAGGTTGGATCAAGACATCAGCGGAATTGGGGCTactaattgtgaccattctttcCAGTGTTCATGTGTTTCAATGTGGGTCAGTTCATCTTGTCCGGTAAGGAAGGATCTTCTTAATCACTGTTTCATTGCGTGCTAACAGGGAAACTAGGATTCACTTTGTTTCAGATGGAAGTCATCTTTTCTTGTTTTGTCTTTAGAGTACACTGGGTTGCCATTACTTGTTTTATATAAATCTTCTCATGTGTTCACTTCTAATATTCTTCAGTAGGACTGGTTAGTGAAGTAACAAGAATTCCACAGCAATGCCGAATGTGCAGTTATCTGGTGACTGATATCACACATTGGTCTTTATTTGTACTCTCGGACACTCGGAACCTACTCAGGTTCAGGGGTATTTGCAGTGTTAAATATTAAACTTTGTGTCTGTTGCTCATATGAATAGATTTCACTCGGTATAGAGTATTGAATGCTCACACCAACTGTTTGAATCTAATTATCTAAGAATAAGATACACATTGACTTAAATATTAAACCTTGTGTCTAGTGCTCATATGAATATATTTTTACCCGGTATAAAGTATTGAATGTTGTTGCCAGCTGTTTGAATCTAATTATCCAAGATACATATTGACTTTCACTTCAATTGACTAGGTCATAGAATTGCAAACGAGTAAATGCTGCTTTACAGACACAAACATTCATTTCAAGTTTCCAACACTATAACCACATGCATGTGTAGCGTTAAATTGTCTGTGTATTGGGTTCCGTCGTAGTTTGCCTTTATTTATTGTTGTTTCCATTTCAGGTTTGTCAGTTCTGTCAGAAGCTGTCTGAAGCTCCTACAAATCCTACATGTTCTGTTTGCCAGACCTCTGAAAACCTGTGGATCTGTGTGATATGTGGTTTTGTTGGATGCGGAAGGTATATATGCTAACGCCGGGTAACTGAAAGTGTACCGGA contains:
- the LOC125537639 gene encoding BRAP2 RING ZnF UBP domain-containing protein 1-like; translation: MFSLRIQSVELPDALAALTVAAVDDVGTSSSAAGGTAASNPISPRSSNPLPSATSATTPLELPGVTSAAPARNPRIHHTRGILHLYRSSSSYASAVAATATPSSSSSGPAAAPLPCDSLLPSWRGTRLLVLAVPTRLTPDDFVRFCGPYVEHASEIRVISDDGVEDRYSVLVEFEDQKSADGFYLDLNGWRFSSSEVEVCHVLFIVAVQYTSSTELAVIPPVGSTELPTCPVCIERLDQDISGIGATNCDHSFQCSCVSMWVSSSCPVCQFCQKLSEAPTNPTCSVCQTSENLWICVICGFVGCGRYKEGHSIRHWKGTQHCYSLDLETQRVWDYVGDSYVHRLNHSKSDVKHAKFSSKCEYPGDNCVNCMHDDSDMGGVMFSSKADTIVDEYNRLLASQLETQREYYEALLSDAKKEREHHISVAVDKTINDKLQELQLKLENTMLEKKKVAEMNEKLTKSQDVWRQTVKGIEERERAQLKLKDDMILDLEEQIKDFRYSIKLQKSIAKSSHADDLKGGMLVPLAMESDSGKGKRSSRTSKRRN